A portion of the Sulfurimonas hongkongensis genome contains these proteins:
- the pseB gene encoding UDP-N-acetylglucosamine 4,6-dehydratase (inverting) — MLNDKNILITGGTGSFGKKFTQVILKKYKPNKIIIFSRDELKQYEMAQEFTHRCMRFFIGDVRDADRLKKAMKDVDYVIHAAALKHVPIAEYNPMECIKTNINGAQNVIDAALENKVQKIIALSTDKAANPVNLYGATKLASDKLFVAANNLIGTQDISFSVVRYGNVIASRGSVIPYFKKLLDNGATKLPITDIKMTRFFITLEDGVNFVLSSFRRMQGGEIFIPKIPSMKIIDLANAMAPNLPNDIVGIRPGEKLHEIMCPADDSHLTLEFDDHYVITPTIQFSANRDFTKNLLGEIGLNVPQGFEYNSGNNDSWLREDSLVEIIKDIQ; from the coding sequence ATGCTAAACGATAAAAATATCTTAATTACTGGTGGAACAGGTAGTTTTGGAAAAAAATTCACACAAGTAATTTTAAAAAAGTATAAACCAAATAAGATTATAATTTTCTCAAGAGATGAGCTAAAACAGTATGAGATGGCTCAAGAGTTTACACATAGGTGCATGAGGTTTTTTATAGGTGATGTAAGAGATGCAGACAGACTAAAAAAAGCCATGAAAGATGTTGACTATGTTATTCATGCAGCAGCACTCAAGCATGTTCCCATAGCAGAATACAACCCGATGGAGTGTATAAAAACTAACATCAATGGAGCACAAAATGTTATAGATGCTGCTCTTGAAAATAAGGTGCAAAAAATTATAGCACTCTCAACGGACAAAGCGGCAAATCCTGTTAACCTCTATGGTGCAACAAAACTAGCGTCTGATAAACTTTTTGTAGCAGCTAACAACCTAATAGGTACTCAAGATATATCCTTTTCAGTTGTTAGATATGGAAATGTTATAGCTAGCCGAGGTTCAGTCATCCCATACTTTAAAAAACTTTTAGACAATGGTGCTACAAAACTACCTATTACAGATATCAAAATGACAAGATTTTTTATAACTCTTGAAGATGGTGTTAATTTTGTTCTTAGTAGTTTTAGAAGGATGCAAGGTGGAGAGATTTTTATACCTAAAATACCATCTATGAAGATAATAGATCTAGCTAATGCTATGGCACCAAATCTACCAAATGATATAGTAGGTATAAGACCTGGTGAAAAACTGCATGAGATTATGTGCCCTGCGGATGATAGCCATCTAACCCTAGAGTTTGATGATCACTATGTCATTACTCCTACTATTCAGTTTAGTGCAAATAGAGATTTTACTAAAAATTTACTTGGCGAGATAGGGCTAAATGTGCCTCAAGGTTTTGAATATAATTCTGGCAATAATGACTCTTGGCTTAGAGAAGATAGCCTCGTAGAGATTATAAAAGATATCCAATGA